The segment GCCCGGCGGGCACGGTCCAGCGCGTCACCGAACCAGGCTTTCAGGTCGCGCACATCCTCCCGGACCTCCAGCGCCTCGGCGAAGGCGGCAATCACGCTGAGCATGGTGCCTTCGCGCGGCTCGGCGACGGCCTCGCGTGCAGCGCGTGCGCCCGCCTGCACCGCCTGCGCCAGCCGAGCGGGAGCCACGGCGATGCGATCGCCCAGGTCCGCTGCCACGCCGGTGAGGAACTGCGCCAGGATCGCGCCGGAATTGCCGCGCCCGCCGTCCACCGCGTCCTCGCCGACCCGGCGCAGCAGCTCGCCCACGCCCGGAGCGCGACGACTGAGCGCACCGCTCAGCACGCTGCCCATGGTGAAGGCGAGATTGTTGCCGGTATCGCCGTCGGCCACCGGAAACACATTGATGCGGTTCAGTCCGTCGCGCCCGGCGATCACCCGCTGGGCACCGCCGATCAGTGCCCGGCGCAGGGCGGGGCCGCGGATGGCGCGCGGCAGGATGGCAGTCGTCATGCGGCTGTCGGTGTCCGTGGCGTGGGTGACCGCGCGAGCATACGAGCAGGTACGGACCGGGCGCATGCTGCAACGCACGCGCGGCCGGCTGGCCGCCCGGGCTGGGTTACCATGCCGCCCCTGCCGTGCCCCTCGGAACCCGCGTTGACCCATTACACCGGCCCCCTGCTGACCCGTGCGACCGGCACCGCCCTGCTGGACGCGGTCGGCCGTGGCGACGCAATCTGGCGCGGCTCGCTCGACCTGGGTCGATCCACCGGCGAAGCGCACCTGGGCCCCGGGCACTGGCAGTGGCGCGATCAGCATTACCCCTATCCCGGCAAGCTCAAGGAGCGCACCCTGTACTGGTGGGACGGCGAGGCGTTTGCCCCGGTCTCACGCTTCTCCGGCTCGCTGATCAAGCTGGTGCCCACCGAGTGGGACGTGCCGACCTTCGAGATCGACGGCATCAAGATGCTGCCCTCGGCGAAGGAGTCGCCGCTGGACGACGCGCGCCGCAAGGTGGCGCTGGTCGAGCCGCGCGGCAAGCGCGTGCTCGATACCTGCGGCGGTCTGGGCTACTTCGCCGCCTGCTGCCTGGAGGCCGGCGTCGCGCACATGCAGTCGTTCGAGAAGAACGCCGACGTGCTGTGGCTGCGCACGATCAACCCGTGGTCGCCCGATCCGGACGCGCCCGTCAGCGGTGGCCGCCTTGCGCTGACCCATGCCGACGTGACCGACGCCATCGCCGGCATCGCCGACGGGTCGATGGACGCCCTGCTGCACGACCCGCCGCGCTTCGGCATCGCCGGCGAGCTGTATGCGCAGACCTTCTACGACCAGCTCGCCCGCGTGCTGCGCCGGGGCGGCCGGCTGTTCCACTACACCGGCAACCCGAACAGGCTGACCAGCGGCCGCGACGTGCCGCGCGAAGTGGCGCGCCGGCTGGAACGCGCCGGCTTCAAGGCAGAGCTGGCGCTGGACGGGGTGTTCGCGACCCGCCGCTGAGCCACCTCGCGTTTCATGACTGCGTGGGGCTGTCCGGTGGCAGTCCGAGATCCTTGCGAAGTTCGTCGCGCACCGAGCGCAACTCGCCCTGGGTGGAGTGGATGGTGGTGGTCATCTGCCGCACTTCATAGAGGAAGTCACGCGGCGCCACCGGCTGGTCCGTCTGCAGGTCGGTGAAAAAATCCACCATGCGCGGCCCGTTGAACAGCAGCACCGCATCGTGCTGGACCCAGGACGCCAGCTCCCGCGTCGAGGAGTAGGCAGAGGAGTAGCGCTGCAGCATCGGGGCATCCACCCAACCCGCCGACTGGTTGGCGACCGCCACATCCCAGGCATCGGTGGCGAGCGTCGGGAAGTCCAGGTTGAGCGCGAACAGTTCACGGTGAAGATGGATGTCGGCGTTGATCTGCGCGTCGGACTTGCCGGCAACCATGTCCGCACGCAGAAGCCGGTCGAGCTTGAGCAGGTTTGTCAGCGTGGCGTCGTTGCGGGCCATCGACCGGTCGATGTTGCCCAGGTCCTCATGCAGCTCGTGCTGCATCCGCTCGACCGCGACCCGGGCCGCCTCGGCATGGTGCGCGTGCTCGATCCATGCCTCGAGGCCAAGCGCCGTGAGGATCGACAGCACGATCATGAAGTAATGCTTGGCGAAATCCTTGAGCGATTCCAGCTTGACCTTGGGCAACTCCAGATGCATCGCGATCCCCTGCTTGGACGGCGGAAGGGTACAGGAACCGCCCACCACCCGAGGCATGCATCGGCGGATTTCGCCGCCAGCACCGGCGTGGCTCGCGATACGCCCGCAGGCACACTCCCTCCTTCCATCCGCATGCGAAGCCGGGGCGACCGGCCATCGCTACGTACCGGCGGCCTCGACAAACTACCCTGCGGACGCAGCGGCGAAACAGGATCCGCCGCGCCCCGGACCACTCACGAAGTCGCCCAGGCCAGGTCGGGGGCCGGCAACAAAGCCGCCGATGTATCCACTCCACCTCGCGGCAGCGTCCGCCCGATATGGCCGGCCGTCATGGCCGGCACCGGGTCCTCGTCGAGACGGAAATAGGCCACCCGCTGCTGCAGGACGTGGGCCTGTTCGTGCATGGCGCGACTGGCCGACGCGGCCTCCTCCACCAGTGCGGCGTTCTGCTGGGTGACCTCGTCCATCTGCGTCACCGCCAGGTTGACCTGCTCGATGCCGGC is part of the Dyella thiooxydans genome and harbors:
- a CDS encoding class I SAM-dependent methyltransferase; protein product: MPPLPCPSEPALTHYTGPLLTRATGTALLDAVGRGDAIWRGSLDLGRSTGEAHLGPGHWQWRDQHYPYPGKLKERTLYWWDGEAFAPVSRFSGSLIKLVPTEWDVPTFEIDGIKMLPSAKESPLDDARRKVALVEPRGKRVLDTCGGLGYFAACCLEAGVAHMQSFEKNADVLWLRTINPWSPDPDAPVSGGRLALTHADVTDAIAGIADGSMDALLHDPPRFGIAGELYAQTFYDQLARVLRRGGRLFHYTGNPNRLTSGRDVPREVARRLERAGFKAELALDGVFATRR